The candidate division WOR-3 bacterium genome has a window encoding:
- the guaA gene encoding glutamine-hydrolyzing GMP synthase yields the protein MDKVLVLDFGSQYTQLIARRVRELRVFSEIVPFNIAPEEILERQAKALILSGGPASVFAPKAPLPDRAIFSLGIPLLGICYGMQVTAYLLGGKVTRNGVREYGGAQFEKIQVSPLFAGLPQRFRVWMSHGDSVTRLPAEFVKLGKTGHLSIAAMGHEARRIYGVQFHPEVEHTPLGKKILENFLFRIARCQPEWTMQEFIAEKTAQIRNTVGKERVLCAVSGGVDSTVLATLLYRAIGRQLVAVFVDNGLLRAGEAEMVLKTLRGRLPVRFVPAAERFLNRLKGVTDPEKKRKIIGNEFIRVFEDVARQLGGIKFLAQGTLYPDLIESRSAFGGPSATIKTHHNVGGLPKDLKFKLIEPLKELFKDEVRRLGRALRIPKVILGRHPFPGPGLAVRILGAVTPERLKLVRAADEIFITELRRAGYYDKVWQALCVLLPVRSVGVMGDERTYENVVALRAVTSTDAMTADWARLPEDLLARIAARITNEVPGINRVVYDISSKPPATIEWE from the coding sequence CTGGATAAAGTTTTAGTCTTAGATTTTGGCTCGCAGTACACCCAACTGATTGCCCGGCGGGTTCGGGAGTTGCGGGTTTTCTCCGAAATTGTGCCTTTCAACATCGCACCAGAAGAGATATTAGAACGTCAGGCAAAGGCGCTGATTCTTTCGGGTGGACCGGCGAGTGTGTTTGCGCCGAAGGCACCTTTACCGGACCGGGCGATTTTCAGTCTGGGCATTCCGCTGCTGGGGATTTGCTATGGAATGCAGGTCACCGCCTATCTGTTAGGGGGAAAGGTGACGCGTAATGGGGTGCGGGAGTACGGCGGCGCCCAGTTTGAGAAGATTCAGGTTAGCCCGCTTTTTGCCGGGCTGCCGCAACGGTTCCGGGTCTGGATGAGTCATGGCGATTCGGTTACCCGACTGCCCGCCGAATTTGTGAAACTGGGTAAGACCGGGCATCTGTCAATAGCGGCAATGGGGCATGAGGCGCGGCGCATCTACGGAGTGCAGTTTCATCCCGAGGTGGAACACACGCCGCTGGGCAAAAAGATTCTGGAAAACTTTCTTTTCCGAATAGCCCGCTGTCAGCCGGAATGGACGATGCAGGAGTTCATTGCGGAAAAGACCGCCCAAATCAGAAACACGGTTGGCAAGGAGCGGGTGCTGTGCGCGGTTTCGGGCGGGGTTGACTCCACGGTGCTTGCCACTTTACTTTACCGGGCGATTGGCCGGCAACTGGTAGCGGTGTTTGTTGACAACGGGCTATTGCGCGCCGGGGAAGCGGAAATGGTGCTTAAAACTTTGCGCGGCCGGCTGCCGGTGCGGTTTGTGCCCGCGGCAGAACGGTTCTTGAACCGGCTGAAGGGTGTTACCGACCCAGAGAAGAAGCGGAAAATCATCGGTAATGAGTTTATCCGGGTGTTTGAAGATGTTGCAAGGCAACTGGGCGGGATTAAATTTCTGGCGCAGGGCACGCTGTATCCGGACCTGATTGAGTCCCGCTCGGCGTTCGGCGGTCCTTCGGCAACGATTAAGACCCATCACAATGTCGGCGGCTTGCCAAAGGATTTGAAGTTTAAACTGATTGAGCCGTTAAAGGAGCTTTTTAAAGATGAGGTGCGGCGTTTGGGTCGGGCGTTGCGCATTCCGAAGGTGATTCTTGGGCGCCATCCATTTCCCGGACCAGGGCTTGCGGTGCGCATCCTGGGTGCGGTGACACCGGAGCGGCTGAAACTGGTGCGCGCTGCGGACGAAATTTTCATCACTGAACTGCGCCGGGCAGGATACTACGATAAGGTGTGGCAGGCGCTCTGTGTGCTTTTGCCGGTGCGTTCGGTTGGGGTGATGGGTGATGAGCGAACCTATGAGAATGTTGTCGCCCTGCGCGCCGTGACATCAACCGATGCGATGACCGCAGATTGGGCGCGGTTGCCGGAGGATTTGCTTGCCCGTATCGCCGCTCGTATCACCAATGAGGTGCCGGGTATCAATCGGGTGGTTTACGACATCTCCTCTAAACCACCGGCAACGATTGAGTGGGAGTAG
- the leuS gene encoding leucine--tRNA ligase, whose product MSDYPTREIELKWQRFWEEKGVFKTNPNPKKKYYVLEMFLYPSGDMHMGHARNYCIGDCVARLKMMQGYDVLHPFGWDAFGLPAENAAIEHNIPPWVWTFDSIELCKKNLKLLGIGYDWDREVTTCRPEYYRWNQWLFLKFYERGLVYRKEAYVNWCPRCQTVLANEQVIEGRCYRSSCAAPVEKKKLTQWFFKITDYAQELLDGIEGLTGWPESVRVMQRNWIGRSEGVEVDFQMDDGTRLPVWTTRPDTLYGVTFLALAPDAPLAETVARGTPQEHAVADFCHQVLIQPEIERTAVGREKQGIFTGRFARNPLSGEMVPIWVADFVLAGYGTGMVMGVPGHDQRDFEFARKYNIPIKVVIVPEGKTLVPEEMAGAYTEPGVMVNSGPFDGTPSEKGIQLVIEELERRNIGRRKVQYRLKDWLISRQRYWGTPIPMIHCPQCGIVPVPYEQLPVLLPPDVKDYKPKGKSVLAGVESFINTTCPKCGGPAQRDPDTMDTFVDSSWYHLRYTDPHNDKLPFTRENADKWLPIDEYIGGIEHACGHLIFFRFFTRVLHDLGMVSVKEPCRVLHTQGMVSLDGKTMSSSRRHGVWVGPFVEEHGADCARLGVLFAAPPEKPLEWSNELVTGVKRFIARVWRLFEDAGYQLPPDKFEVEKFSAEEKRLYIRLNQTHKKVITDADSFQFNTAISALMEFLNELYLFPDRKSPVFRFALVRFVKLLAPFAPHLSEELWHRFYPGKGSIFCEPMPEWDERFVHFDTIEIPVQVNGKLRGKVVVSRTSGEEEVKKAALENSAVLPYIEGKEIIRVVLIPGRVVNIVVR is encoded by the coding sequence ATGAGTGATTACCCAACAAGAGAAATTGAGTTGAAATGGCAACGGTTCTGGGAGGAAAAAGGGGTTTTTAAGACGAATCCCAATCCGAAGAAGAAGTACTATGTGTTAGAGATGTTTCTGTATCCTTCGGGTGATATGCATATGGGTCATGCCCGCAATTACTGTATCGGTGACTGTGTGGCACGGCTCAAGATGATGCAGGGGTACGATGTGTTGCATCCGTTTGGCTGGGATGCGTTCGGTTTACCGGCGGAAAATGCGGCAATTGAGCACAACATACCGCCCTGGGTTTGGACATTTGACTCAATTGAGTTGTGTAAGAAGAACCTTAAATTGCTGGGCATTGGTTATGACTGGGACCGGGAGGTCACTACCTGCCGGCCGGAATATTACCGGTGGAATCAGTGGTTGTTTCTGAAGTTTTACGAGCGCGGGCTGGTTTACCGCAAGGAGGCTTATGTGAACTGGTGTCCGCGCTGCCAGACGGTTCTGGCAAATGAGCAAGTAATTGAAGGCAGATGTTACCGTTCCAGTTGTGCGGCACCGGTGGAGAAGAAGAAGTTGACGCAGTGGTTTTTCAAAATCACCGATTACGCCCAGGAGTTGCTGGACGGAATTGAAGGGTTGACCGGCTGGCCCGAGAGCGTGCGGGTGATGCAGCGGAACTGGATTGGCCGGTCCGAAGGGGTTGAGGTTGATTTTCAAATGGACGACGGCACAAGGTTGCCGGTTTGGACAACAAGGCCTGATACGCTTTACGGGGTGACATTTCTGGCGCTGGCGCCGGATGCGCCGCTTGCGGAAACAGTTGCCCGGGGTACACCGCAGGAGCATGCGGTGGCAGATTTCTGTCACCAGGTCCTAATCCAGCCCGAGATTGAGCGAACCGCCGTGGGCAGGGAGAAGCAGGGGATTTTCACCGGCCGGTTTGCCCGCAACCCGTTGAGCGGTGAAATGGTACCAATCTGGGTTGCGGACTTTGTGCTTGCCGGGTATGGGACCGGAATGGTGATGGGTGTGCCCGGACATGACCAGCGGGACTTTGAGTTTGCCCGCAAGTACAACATCCCGATTAAGGTGGTGATTGTGCCTGAGGGCAAAACGCTTGTGCCGGAAGAGATGGCGGGCGCTTACACCGAGCCCGGGGTGATGGTCAACTCCGGTCCGTTTGATGGTACGCCTTCGGAGAAAGGGATTCAACTGGTTATTGAAGAACTGGAAAGGCGCAATATCGGCCGGCGCAAGGTTCAGTACCGGTTGAAAGACTGGCTCATCTCCCGGCAGCGCTACTGGGGCACACCGATACCGATGATTCACTGCCCGCAGTGCGGCATCGTGCCGGTTCCCTATGAACAGCTGCCAGTGCTTTTGCCGCCCGATGTCAAGGATTACAAGCCCAAAGGCAAATCGGTCCTTGCCGGGGTGGAGTCGTTTATCAACACCACCTGCCCGAAGTGCGGCGGTCCTGCCCAGCGCGACCCGGACACGATGGATACTTTTGTTGACTCTTCCTGGTACCATCTGCGCTACACCGACCCGCACAACGACAAACTGCCCTTTACCCGGGAGAACGCGGACAAGTGGTTGCCGATTGACGAGTACATCGGCGGTATTGAGCACGCCTGTGGCCATCTGATTTTCTTCCGGTTCTTTACCCGGGTTTTGCACGACCTGGGGATGGTTTCGGTAAAAGAGCCCTGCCGGGTTTTGCACACCCAGGGGATGGTTTCCCTTGACGGTAAGACGATGTCCTCGTCCCGACGGCACGGGGTCTGGGTTGGACCTTTTGTTGAGGAGCACGGTGCCGACTGTGCCCGGCTCGGTGTGCTCTTTGCCGCACCGCCGGAGAAGCCGCTCGAATGGTCAAATGAACTTGTCACCGGTGTCAAGCGTTTTATCGCCCGGGTATGGCGACTGTTTGAAGATGCGGGTTATCAACTGCCGCCCGATAAATTTGAGGTGGAAAAATTCAGCGCCGAGGAGAAGAGACTTTACATCCGGCTGAACCAGACCCATAAGAAGGTGATAACCGATGCCGACAGTTTCCAGTTTAATACCGCAATCAGCGCCCTGATGGAGTTTTTGAACGAACTGTATCTGTTCCCGGACCGGAAGTCGCCGGTGTTCAGGTTTGCCCTGGTGCGGTTTGTTAAACTGCTGGCGCCGTTTGCCCCCCATTTGAGTGAGGAGTTGTGGCACCGATTTTATCCGGGAAAGGGGTCGATATTCTGCGAGCCGATGCCGGAATGGGACGAGCGGTTTGTGCATTTTGACACAATAGAGATTCCGGTTCAGGTCAACGGCAAACTGCGGGGCAAGGTGGTTGTCAGCAGGACAAGCGGCGAGGAGGAGGTGAAAAAAGCGGCACTGGAAAACAGTGCGGTACTACCCTATATTGAGGGTAAGGAAATCATCCGGGTGGTTTTGATACCGGGCCGGGTGGTAAATATCGTAGTCAGGTAA
- the holA gene encoding DNA polymerase III subunit delta: MQEKSRAHKGGARDIFAELAAGNFQPLYLFYDSESLFVEEFVRVLKEKLLVSGLEAFDFERLDAREVRGDVVGAIEAAVRQLPVAAPRRLVVIEHLEELRKEALARVCALFARLPDAVTIVASCEYEKGLKEVFKKTGVERFVVELRAPEGDGLVRLLKSWGAADGLKFDDGAARSLVEVCGQDLRFLKGEMEKLGTVLGQGEKVTEDVVKRYASSTRVFELQEFIRQVRERNPARALQMLRRLEEKGEEPIRIVVNLGYALLNWLRRPEYYGGEMGWGEGTIRTRRLHKAIDALYEINRRIVSGHPEPWALLDMWLVWALGARR, translated from the coding sequence ATGCAGGAGAAGAGCAGAGCCCATAAGGGTGGGGCGCGCGACATTTTTGCCGAGTTGGCGGCGGGAAATTTTCAGCCGCTTTATCTATTTTACGACAGCGAGTCGCTTTTTGTTGAGGAGTTTGTTCGGGTCTTAAAGGAGAAGTTGCTGGTTTCCGGTTTAGAGGCGTTTGATTTTGAAAGGCTTGATGCCCGGGAGGTGCGGGGTGATGTTGTGGGCGCGATTGAGGCGGCGGTTCGTCAGTTGCCGGTTGCGGCGCCACGGCGGCTGGTGGTGATTGAGCACTTAGAGGAGTTGCGCAAGGAGGCGCTGGCGAGGGTGTGTGCGCTGTTTGCGCGCTTGCCCGATGCGGTGACGATAGTGGCAAGTTGCGAGTATGAGAAGGGGTTGAAGGAGGTTTTTAAGAAAACCGGAGTGGAACGGTTTGTGGTGGAGTTGCGGGCGCCGGAGGGTGATGGGCTGGTGCGGTTGTTGAAAAGCTGGGGTGCGGCGGACGGATTGAAGTTTGATGATGGGGCGGCGCGCAGTCTGGTTGAGGTTTGTGGCCAGGATTTGCGGTTTCTTAAGGGGGAGATGGAGAAGTTAGGGACGGTTCTGGGGCAGGGCGAAAAGGTTACCGAGGATGTGGTGAAGCGGTATGCCAGTTCCACCCGGGTATTTGAGTTGCAGGAGTTTATTCGGCAGGTACGGGAGCGGAATCCCGCTCGGGCGCTGCAAATGCTGCGGCGGCTTGAGGAGAAGGGTGAGGAGCCGATACGGATTGTGGTGAATCTCGGTTATGCGTTGTTGAACTGGCTGCGCAGACCCGAGTATTATGGCGGAGAGATGGGCTGGGGTGAAGGCACGATTCGGACCCGGCGCCTGCATAAGGCGATTGATGCCCTTTACGAAATTAACCGCCGGATTGTTTCCGGTCATCCAGAGCCCTGGGCGTTGCTTGATATGTGGCTGGTCTGGGCACTGGGAGCCAGGAGATAG
- a CDS encoding 1-acyl-sn-glycerol-3-phosphate acyltransferase: MSKRRIFETPAGAKPFRNRRLWALVKSVLLTLYGLLIRIRVVGRERVALPIKSGLVVAANHLTGADSIVIQLALRTRVFFLAAAKWFHSRFVGFWMRNLCDTMPVAIGKGNENIPTLRRGVQMLKEGAVLGVYPEGELNRRGDVDHLYDGTAWLAVRAQVPVLPVYVAGLKLGPEPNSKAGLNEAWEGFFSVVGNLLNRNIVVALGEPIAPPAQPPSSPEELRREIRRINQQLLEEFSRLRESVPSFVSHPIKGE, translated from the coding sequence ATGTCAAAAAGAAGGATTTTTGAGACACCGGCGGGAGCCAAACCATTCCGTAACCGCAGGTTATGGGCGCTGGTAAAGTCGGTGCTGCTCACCCTTTATGGTCTTCTAATCCGGATTCGGGTGGTTGGTAGAGAACGGGTGGCGCTGCCGATTAAAAGCGGGTTGGTTGTTGCGGCAAACCATTTGACCGGCGCAGACTCTATTGTGATTCAACTGGCGCTGAGGACGCGGGTGTTCTTTCTGGCGGCGGCAAAGTGGTTTCACTCGCGGTTTGTCGGGTTCTGGATGAGGAATCTTTGCGATACGATGCCGGTGGCGATTGGCAAGGGTAATGAGAACATCCCGACTTTGCGGCGCGGGGTTCAGATGTTGAAGGAGGGCGCGGTGTTGGGCGTTTATCCGGAGGGCGAGTTGAACCGCCGGGGCGATGTTGACCATCTTTACGACGGTACCGCATGGCTGGCGGTGCGGGCGCAGGTGCCGGTTTTACCGGTGTATGTTGCCGGGTTGAAACTCGGACCAGAACCCAATTCCAAAGCCGGTCTGAATGAAGCCTGGGAGGGATTTTTTTCGGTTGTCGGCAATTTGCTGAATCGTAATATCGTGGTTGCGCTGGGTGAGCCGATTGCGCCACCGGCGCAGCCGCCTTCTTCTCCGGAGGAGTTGAGGCGGGAAATCAGACGTATCAATCAGCAGTTGCTGGAAGAGTTTTCGCGCTTACGGGAGAGTGTCCCCTCCTTTGTGTCCCATCCCATCAAAGGGGAATAG
- a CDS encoding DUF4416 family protein: MKPVKLIIGIIARNPDILEQSIRLLEQTFGAVELRSSIIPWDFSRYYQDEMGPELLRCWVAHQGLFQPDRLIAFKKSTIALEAQLKDATGRRPANLDPGILSLHNLILPTTKDYAHRIYLGEGIYAEVTLIYHQGKFQPLPWTYPDYRTATCLEFLTVCRNRLIKDGKA, encoded by the coding sequence TTGAAGCCGGTTAAACTTATCATCGGGATTATCGCCCGCAACCCGGACATACTTGAACAGAGTATTCGCCTCCTGGAGCAGACCTTCGGCGCTGTTGAGTTGAGAAGTTCGATTATCCCCTGGGACTTTTCCCGTTACTATCAAGATGAGATGGGACCAGAGCTGCTGCGTTGCTGGGTTGCCCATCAAGGGCTGTTTCAACCCGACCGGCTAATTGCATTCAAGAAAAGCACCATTGCCCTTGAGGCGCAACTGAAAGATGCCACCGGCAGGCGTCCGGCAAACCTCGACCCGGGTATCCTTTCCCTGCACAATTTAATCCTGCCGACAACGAAAGACTACGCGCATCGCATCTATCTGGGAGAGGGCATCTACGCCGAAGTGACCTTAATCTATCACCAAGGGAAGTTTCAACCTCTGCCCTGGACTTATCCGGACTACCGCACCGCAACTTGCCTGGAGTTCCTTACCGTCTGCCGCAACAGGTTAATCAAAGACGGTAAGGCTTAG
- the scpB gene encoding SMC-Scp complex subunit ScpB, whose amino-acid sequence MNNNSQEEQKNGRTEEQNLEGSAAVGHYQANELSGIVEALLFACDQPIPLSRLASITGADEEQIRTVIATLNQNYADTGRAFRISRVAHGYQLYTLPEYADWIRKLYQHQRVQRLSPAALEVLAIIAYRQPVTKPEIEKLRGVDCSAPLLTLLERGLIVTAGRAHRPGNPFLYRTTREFLRYFGLESLDELPSLEEMGTFLAERETLESDTTQPTP is encoded by the coding sequence ATGAACAACAACAGTCAGGAAGAGCAGAAGAACGGAAGAACAGAAGAGCAGAATTTAGAGGGTTCGGCTGCGGTGGGTCACTATCAGGCTAACGAACTGTCCGGCATCGTTGAGGCGCTCCTATTTGCCTGTGACCAACCAATCCCTCTGAGCCGGCTGGCGTCAATAACCGGTGCCGATGAGGAACAAATCCGTACGGTAATCGCAACATTAAACCAAAACTACGCCGACACCGGCCGGGCGTTTCGCATCAGCCGGGTTGCCCATGGTTACCAACTTTACACTTTGCCCGAATACGCCGACTGGATTAGAAAACTTTACCAGCACCAGCGAGTCCAGCGTCTCTCGCCGGCAGCGCTTGAGGTTCTTGCCATTATCGCTTATCGCCAACCGGTGACCAAGCCGGAGATAGAGAAACTGCGCGGGGTTGACTGTTCGGCACCGCTCCTGACACTGCTCGAGCGCGGTTTGATTGTGACCGCGGGTCGGGCACATCGGCCTGGAAATCCGTTTCTCTATCGAACAACGCGCGAGTTTCTGCGCTACTTTGGACTGGAGTCGCTGGACGAACTGCCCAGCCTTGAAGAAATGGGCACCTTTCTTGCGGAACGGGAAACCCTGGAGTCTGATACAACGCAACCTACACCTTGA
- a CDS encoding aspartate kinase: protein MALIVQKFGGSSLASIKQLKKIARQIAQRRRLGDRLVVVVSAMGDTTDDLYRQALMVNPSPPPRELDMLLTTGERQAMALLSLALFNEGQEAASFTGSQVGIITDRFHSDARIQEVRLYRVTEALRRGKVPIVAGFQGVSEEREITTLGRGGSDVTAVALAAALKADRCEFYKDVDGIFTENPREFPNLKKVPEISFEELTELAQAGAGVIHPRACALAEKYRVPMVIRSSFNKKRGTMVKAQSPMEKPFVRAITHEAAVARIALVDVVKKKRCLHQVVTILSAARVPVLLFNHGVTHRDRFDLLFYIPATHQKRAIELLKPLVEKLGARRLQVDENLSAVSLVGPGVGTDSDIIGETFATLHRAQIHIEAFAISALRLTCFIHASELRLAVTALLTRFRLTKKR from the coding sequence ATGGCATTAATTGTTCAGAAATTTGGGGGTAGTTCGCTTGCCAGTATCAAACAGCTGAAAAAGATAGCAAGACAAATTGCCCAACGGCGTCGGTTGGGTGACCGGCTGGTGGTTGTCGTTTCGGCGATGGGCGACACAACCGATGACCTGTATCGGCAAGCCTTAATGGTTAACCCATCACCGCCGCCCCGGGAACTGGATATGCTATTAACCACCGGTGAACGGCAGGCGATGGCATTGCTCTCGCTGGCGCTGTTCAATGAAGGACAGGAGGCGGCTTCCTTTACCGGCTCGCAGGTGGGTATCATCACCGACCGGTTTCACTCCGACGCCCGCATTCAGGAGGTCCGGCTTTATCGAGTTACTGAGGCGTTGCGCCGGGGAAAAGTGCCAATTGTTGCCGGTTTTCAGGGCGTGAGCGAGGAGCGAGAGATAACAACCTTAGGGCGAGGTGGTTCTGATGTTACTGCCGTGGCACTTGCCGCAGCGCTCAAAGCCGACCGCTGCGAATTTTACAAAGATGTTGACGGTATCTTTACCGAGAACCCAAGGGAGTTTCCGAATTTGAAAAAAGTTCCCGAAATCAGTTTTGAGGAATTGACCGAACTGGCGCAGGCGGGGGCGGGTGTAATTCATCCTCGCGCCTGCGCATTAGCCGAAAAGTACCGGGTGCCGATGGTCATCCGGTCGTCTTTCAACAAAAAGCGAGGGACGATGGTAAAAGCACAATCACCGATGGAAAAACCGTTTGTCCGGGCGATAACGCACGAAGCGGCGGTAGCAAGGATTGCCCTGGTTGATGTTGTCAAGAAGAAACGGTGTCTGCATCAGGTCGTGACCATTTTAAGTGCCGCCCGGGTGCCGGTTTTGCTGTTCAATCACGGTGTCACCCATCGTGACCGTTTTGACCTGCTGTTCTACATACCAGCAACGCATCAAAAACGGGCGATTGAACTGCTAAAACCGCTGGTTGAAAAACTGGGTGCCCGGCGGTTACAGGTTGACGAAAATCTCAGTGCGGTTTCACTCGTTGGGCCCGGTGTCGGTACCGATTCGGACATCATCGGCGAGACCTTTGCCACCCTGCATCGGGCACAGATTCATATCGAGGCGTTTGCGATTTCGGCGCTCCGGCTTACCTGCTTCATTCACGCCTCAGAACTGCGCCTTGCGGTTACCGCACTGCTAACCCGATTCCGGCTGACTAAAAAGCGATGA
- a CDS encoding aminotransferase class I/II-fold pyridoxal phosphate-dependent enzyme encodes MSQRRLPPFAQRLTLLPPYLFSELNQFKARAKGGLIDLGEGNPDLAPAPALLKVLIRALKVSENHRYPTYAGKLTLRRAFARWYQRRFGVNLEPEKEVVVLLGSKEGAAHLLWALCDRGDTVAVCDPGYPVYVNQSRLCGASLVLVPLEEKNGFLPDLDFISRIAPRLKLLCLNFPNNPTAAIAPLSFYKELVALALKYGFYIVNDNVYSEIYFNEPPPSILQVPDSKNCALELHSLSKTFSIPGWRLGVSVGNKELLGALLKIKENVDSGPFGAVQDAAVFALNRGSKIAATVRRRYQQRRDVFVTELARGCWDIHLPQGTFYVWAKLPDWWQETYRGSRSYAFCLQLIEKCRVVAAPGAGFGKQGEGFVRFALVTPENRLKVAGARIRRWLTQMTKLMTGAKTKAVWH; translated from the coding sequence ATGAGCCAGCGCCGATTGCCCCCTTTTGCTCAAAGGTTAACGCTTCTTCCCCCTTATCTCTTTTCAGAATTGAACCAGTTTAAGGCACGGGCAAAAGGCGGTTTAATCGACCTGGGTGAAGGCAATCCGGACCTTGCACCCGCACCAGCGTTACTTAAGGTACTCATCCGCGCGTTAAAAGTTTCGGAAAATCACCGTTATCCTACTTATGCCGGTAAACTGACCTTACGCCGCGCCTTTGCCCGCTGGTATCAGCGAAGGTTCGGTGTGAACCTCGAACCGGAAAAAGAGGTGGTGGTGCTCTTAGGTTCCAAAGAGGGTGCGGCACATCTGCTCTGGGCGTTGTGCGACCGAGGTGATACGGTTGCGGTCTGCGACCCGGGTTACCCTGTTTATGTCAATCAGAGTCGACTGTGCGGAGCATCGCTGGTGCTTGTTCCCTTGGAGGAAAAGAATGGGTTTCTTCCCGACCTTGATTTCATCAGCCGAATTGCCCCAAGGCTGAAACTGCTTTGCCTTAACTTTCCTAACAATCCGACTGCCGCCATTGCGCCCCTTAGTTTCTATAAGGAACTTGTTGCCCTGGCATTGAAATATGGATTCTACATCGTTAATGACAATGTTTACTCCGAAATCTATTTTAACGAACCGCCGCCTTCCATCCTTCAAGTTCCAGATAGCAAGAATTGTGCACTGGAGTTACATTCGCTTTCCAAAACATTTTCAATTCCGGGCTGGCGGCTCGGGGTGTCGGTGGGCAATAAAGAGCTGCTCGGTGCATTGCTGAAGATAAAAGAGAATGTTGACTCCGGACCGTTTGGCGCGGTTCAGGACGCCGCGGTTTTTGCCCTGAACAGGGGGAGCAAAATCGCGGCAACGGTGCGGCGCCGGTATCAGCAACGCCGGGATGTTTTTGTCACCGAACTGGCACGAGGCTGCTGGGATATTCATTTACCCCAAGGTACATTTTATGTATGGGCAAAACTGCCTGACTGGTGGCAGGAGACTTATCGCGGTTCACGCTCCTACGCCTTTTGCCTCCAGTTAATTGAGAAATGCCGGGTTGTTGCCGCACCCGGGGCTGGTTTCGGTAAGCAGGGAGAGGGGTTTGTCCGGTTTGCGCTGGTTACGCCGGAAAACAGACTTAAGGTCGCAGGTGCCCGTATCCGGCGCTGGCTGACGCAAATGACAAAACTAATGACTGGGGCTAAGACAAAAGCGGTATGGCATTAA
- a CDS encoding pyridoxal phosphate-dependent aminotransferase yields MRLAERMSRLGTETAFDCLCRAKELECKMAVIHLEIGEPDFPTPRHIVEAAKQALDEGWTHYCPSAGLGELRDAIAKYAGRLRGTKFFPEQVVVTPGGKPVMSFAIMALVETGDEVIYPNPGFPIYESMIDYMGGRPVPIRLREERGFRLDVEELVSMVNPRTKMIIINSPANPTGGVLTREDLRLIAEVAIRHNVWILADEIYSEIVYDGQFESIAQFPEVGRRLIILDGFSKTFAMTGWRIGYGIMPAELAEKMARIETNINSCTATFIQRACLAALNGPREPVDQMVAEFKRRRDFIVEGLNRLPGFRCIKPQGAFYVFPNIEGTGIDCKVLADRLLEEEGVACLAGTCFGKFGDGFLRFSYANSIENIQRALERIERFLARR; encoded by the coding sequence ATGAGACTGGCAGAGCGGATGAGTCGGTTAGGAACCGAGACCGCTTTTGACTGTCTGTGTCGGGCAAAGGAGCTGGAATGCAAAATGGCGGTGATTCATCTGGAGATTGGCGAACCCGACTTCCCGACACCCAGACACATTGTTGAAGCGGCAAAACAGGCGCTGGATGAGGGCTGGACCCATTACTGCCCTTCGGCGGGTTTAGGCGAGCTTCGGGATGCAATTGCGAAATATGCGGGGCGGTTGCGAGGAACGAAGTTTTTCCCGGAGCAGGTTGTGGTCACGCCTGGAGGAAAACCGGTAATGTCATTTGCGATTATGGCACTGGTTGAGACCGGTGATGAAGTGATTTATCCCAATCCCGGTTTTCCTATCTATGAGTCGATGATTGACTATATGGGCGGAAGACCGGTACCGATCCGGCTCCGGGAAGAACGGGGTTTTCGGCTGGATGTTGAAGAGTTGGTGTCAATGGTCAATCCCCGAACGAAGATGATTATTATCAACTCGCCGGCAAACCCGACCGGTGGCGTGTTAACTCGGGAAGATTTGCGCTTGATTGCCGAAGTTGCGATAAGACACAATGTCTGGATTCTCGCCGACGAGATTTACTCGGAGATTGTCTATGACGGACAATTCGAGTCGATTGCTCAGTTTCCCGAGGTGGGACGCCGTTTGATCATTCTCGATGGTTTTTCCAAGACCTTTGCGATGACCGGCTGGCGCATCGGTTATGGTATAATGCCGGCGGAACTGGCAGAAAAGATGGCGCGGATTGAGACCAACATCAACTCCTGCACAGCGACATTTATTCAACGTGCCTGCTTGGCGGCGCTCAACGGTCCCCGTGAACCTGTTGACCAAATGGTGGCGGAGTTCAAGCGGCGGCGGGACTTTATTGTCGAGGGCTTGAACCGGCTTCCGGGTTTTCGTTGTATTAAACCGCAGGGTGCTTTTTATGTCTTTCCCAATATCGAAGGCACCGGAATTGACTGTAAGGTTCTCGCGGATAGACTGCTCGAAGAGGAAGGGGTAGCGTGTCTTGCGGGCACCTGCTTTGGCAAGTTTGGCGATGGGTTTCTGCGGTTCAGTTACGCCAACTCTATCGAGAACATCCAGCGGGCGCTCGAAAGAATTGAGCGATTTTTAGCCCGGCGATGA